Proteins encoded together in one Quercus lobata isolate SW786 chromosome 3, ValleyOak3.0 Primary Assembly, whole genome shotgun sequence window:
- the LOC115980653 gene encoding chitinase-like protein 2: MAYNWSVLLLTTALILLVLLVNCEESFVKPSYETDACPFCRRRVSTCCGGAISNYFRSSQFESIFSNRNSLEVDAHEVGFWDYQSFITASADYQPYGFGTTYRKLLGMKELAAFLAHVATKTSCEL, encoded by the coding sequence ATGGCTTACAATTGGTCTGTACTACTCTTGACAACGGCTTTGATATTATTAGTACTGCTTGTGAATTGTGAGGAGTCTTTTGTGAAGCCATCATACGAAACAGATGCGTGTCCCTTCTGTAGAAGGCGTGTCAGCACATGCTGTGGCGGGGCTATTTCTAACTACTTCCGGAGCTCACAGTTTGAGAGCATTTTCTCAAACCGTAACTCACTTGAGGTTGATGCCCATGAAGTGGGCTTCTGGGACTACCAGTCCTTTATCACTGCCTCTGCTGATTACCAGCCTTATGGCTTTGGTACCACCTACCGGAAACTCTTGGGAATGAAGGAACTTGCAGCTTTTCTGGCCCATGTTGCCACCAAAACGTCCTGTGAGTTATAA
- the LOC115979219 gene encoding chitinase-like protein 2, which yields MNSSSYYCDEHYKNTYPCTPGVAYYGRGALPIYWNYNYGEAGRALKVDLLNHPEYIEQNATLAFKVAIWRWMTPVKKHQPSAHDVFIGHWKPTKNDTLAKRVPGFGTTMNVLYGDLVCGQDDNEFMNNIISHYLYYLDLMGVGQEEAGPHELLSCSQQVSFNPSSSSSLNG from the exons ATGAATTCCAGCTCGTATTATTGTGATGAGCACTACAAAAACACCTATCCATGCACTCCTGGAGTTGCATACTATGGCCGGGGTGCTCTACCTATCTATTG GAATTACAATTATGGAGAAGCCGGTAGGGCCTTGAAGGTGGATTTGTTGAACCATCCTGAATATATTGAACAAAATGCTACCTTGGCCTTCAAAGTTGCAATTTGGAGGTGGATGACACCAGTGAAGAAGCATCAACCTTCAGCACATGATGTTTTTATTGGTCACTGGAAACCCACTAAGAATGATACTTTGGCCAAGCGGGTTCCTGGTTTTGGCACTACCATGAATGTGCTTTATGGAGATCTTGTTTGCGGCCAAGATGATAACGAGTTCATGAACAACATCATCTCCCATTACTTATATTACCTTGATCTTATGGGTGTTGGCCAAGAAGAAGCTGGGCCTCATGAATTGCTTAGTTGTTCTCAACAGGTTTCTTTCAATCcatcctcttcctcctccttgAACGGTTGA
- the LOC115979514 gene encoding chitinase-like protein 1 produces MEYKWSVLFTILAFILVLVNCIEYSSLNEPYNIGGSLLKPCPLCNTNRKPGPGSPGTQSCCDSSQGVKLVVQGAKRGALDPNKPGSCCHGAVRDYLKTDQFENMFSKRNSLEVEAHAKGFWDYQSFITASAHYQPYGFGTTYMNRTFFGTKEVAAFLAHVATKTSCENKVATNMEKLERGLCYNKEKNSNPNYCDERYKKSYPCAPGVAYYGRGALPIYWNYNYGEAGKDLKVDLLNHPEYIEQNSTLAFQVAIWRWMMPIKKHQPSAHDVFIGYWTPTKNDTLAKRVSGFGATMNVLYGDLVCGKGDNEFMNNIISHYLYYLDLMDVGREAVGPHDVLSCAKQVVFNPSYSSSP; encoded by the exons ATGGAGTACAAATGGTCTGTCCTCTTTACAATATTGGCTTTTATATTAGTGCTTGTGAATTGTATCGAGTACTCTTCGTTGAATGAGCCATACAACATTGGAGGTTCGCTTCTGAAGCCCTGTCCTTTGTGCAACACGAATCGAAAGCCAGGGCCAGGTTCACCGGGAACCCAGTCGTGCTGTGATTCATCCCAAGGCGTAAAATTAGTGGTACAGGGTGCAAAAAGAGGAGCACTTGATCCAAACAAACCAGGAAGTTGCTGTCACGGTGCCGTTCGGGACTACTTGAAGACCGATCAGTTTGAGAACATGTTCTCAAAGCGTAACTCGCTTGAGGTTGAGGCCCATGCAAAGGGATTTTGGGACTACCAGTCTTTCATCACTGCTTCTGCTCACTACCAACCCTATGGCTTTGGTACTACCTACATGAACCGGACGTTCTTTGGGACCAAGGAGGTTGCAGCTTTTCTCGCCCATGTTGCCACCAAAACCTCCT GTGAAAATAAAGTGGCCACCAATATGGAAAAATTAGAACGGGGTTTATGCTATAACAAGGAAAAGAATTCCAACCCAAATTACTGTGATGAGCGCTACAAAAAGTCTTATCCATGTGCTCCTGGAGTTGCATATTATGGTCGGGGTGCTCTACCTATCTATTG gaactaCAATTATGGAGAAGCAGGTAAAGATTTGAAGGTGGATTTGTTGAACCATCCAGAATACATTGAGCAAAATTCCACGTTAGCCTTCCAGGTTGCAATTTGGAGGTGGATGATGCCAATTAAGAAGCATCAGCCTTCAGCACATGATGTGTTTATTGGTTACTGGACACCCACTAAGAATGACACTTTGGCCAAGAGAGTTTCTGGTTTTGGAGCTACCATGAATGTGCTCTATGGAGATCTTGTTTGTGGTAAAGGTGATAATGAGTTCATGAACAACATCATCTCCCATTACCTATATTACCTTGATCTTATGGATGTTGGCCGAGAAGCAGTTGGGCCTCATGATGTGCTTAGTTGTGCGAAGCAAGTTGTTTTCAATCCATCCTATTCCTCATCTCCTTGA